The following coding sequences are from one bacterium window:
- a CDS encoding efflux RND transporter periplasmic adaptor subunit produces the protein MNRWKLILPFLVIVVAVLGGAGLLATAPEVEQIARPEVARAVRVVDVVAESLPLIVHSQGTVAPRTESELVPEVSGRIIWSSPSLVSGGFFREGEPLLRLDRDDYETALARARANLERAKGEWEHAKATLDRREELARQGVASSSQLDDARRQGRVSAAVLDEAELALRQARRDLDRTEIRAPFDGRVRAEHVDVGQFLSRGQPIATLYATDYVEIRLPIPDAELAYLDLPLFAGAAVAEGPLVTLRARFAGAPHTWHGRIVRTEGEIDPKSRMVHAVARVEDPYGEAVGTAPLAVGLFVEAEIEGPPAENVLRVPRGALHSANHLLIVDANDQLHRVEVEVLRLERDDALVRATLPPGGRVCVSQVATFVPGMKVDPQPVAAPQTEPVEAARQ, from the coding sequence TTGAACCGTTGGAAGCTGATCCTGCCTTTCCTTGTCATCGTGGTTGCCGTGTTGGGCGGCGCCGGGCTCCTTGCGACTGCGCCCGAAGTCGAACAAATCGCTCGGCCGGAAGTTGCTCGGGCGGTACGGGTCGTCGACGTCGTCGCAGAATCCCTTCCGCTGATCGTTCACTCACAAGGGACCGTCGCGCCTCGCACCGAATCCGAGTTGGTGCCCGAAGTTTCAGGTCGCATCATCTGGAGTTCGCCGTCGCTCGTGTCTGGCGGGTTCTTCAGGGAGGGTGAGCCGCTCCTTCGGCTCGACCGGGACGACTACGAGACCGCGCTGGCGCGCGCCCGGGCGAACCTGGAGCGGGCCAAGGGAGAGTGGGAGCACGCCAAAGCCACCCTCGATCGTCGCGAAGAACTGGCGCGCCAAGGCGTTGCAAGCTCTTCGCAGCTCGACGATGCGCGCCGGCAGGGAAGAGTTTCTGCTGCCGTGCTCGATGAGGCGGAGCTTGCTCTGCGCCAGGCGCGTCGCGATCTGGATCGCACGGAGATTCGCGCGCCTTTCGATGGTCGCGTACGGGCCGAGCACGTCGACGTCGGCCAGTTCCTTTCCCGCGGCCAACCGATCGCAACCCTCTACGCCACGGACTACGTCGAGATCCGCCTGCCGATTCCCGACGCGGAACTTGCCTACCTGGATCTACCGCTCTTCGCCGGAGCCGCCGTCGCAGAGGGTCCCCTCGTTACGCTGCGCGCCCGCTTTGCCGGTGCACCGCATACCTGGCACGGGCGCATCGTTCGCACAGAGGGTGAGATCGATCCGAAGAGCCGCATGGTGCACGCGGTGGCGCGGGTCGAAGATCCCTACGGAGAGGCCGTAGGCACCGCGCCGCTCGCCGTGGGCTTGTTCGTCGAGGCCGAGATCGAGGGCCCGCCGGCCGAGAACGTGCTTCGCGTGCCGCGCGGCGCATTGCACAGTGCCAATCATTTGTTGATCGTCGATGCGAACGACCAGTTGCATCGGGTGGAGGTGGAAGTGCTTCGGCTGGAGCGCGATGACGCGCTCGTGCGCGCCACGCTTCCGCCGGGTGGCCGGGTATGCGTATCGCAGGTGGCGACCTTCGTGCCCGGCATGAAGGTGGATCCCCAGCCAGTCGCCGCACCCCAGACCGAGCCCGTCGAGGCTGCCCGCCAGTGA
- a CDS encoding FadR family transcriptional regulator, giving the protein MPETAAQRVAQSLRNDILTGRYRAGDRLRSERELAEQFEVHRGAVREGLRALAQQGLVEISGAGARVGRLDHASMDVIGDLLDLDEVPDSQLVEQVLEVSAHLFSSCVSIAVRRGSDAEFRVIRAHLHAVQDEALDPIEYLDHIHGMADGLVEASGNFVLRLIGHALKLHFWDRLETQQEVTLRLPQEFLAPLARKLDAALEARDAARASELVRELMDQHRENVIKLLTREQARKLREPVTHRLAHLFEPGRLPESDR; this is encoded by the coding sequence GTGCCCGAGACCGCCGCCCAGCGCGTAGCCCAGAGCCTTCGCAATGACATCCTCACCGGCCGATACCGGGCTGGGGATCGTTTGCGTTCGGAGCGGGAGCTGGCCGAGCAATTCGAGGTCCATCGCGGAGCCGTTCGCGAAGGGCTCCGTGCCCTGGCCCAACAAGGGCTGGTCGAGATCTCGGGAGCCGGTGCCCGGGTCGGGCGTCTCGATCACGCGAGCATGGACGTCATCGGCGACCTGCTGGATCTCGACGAGGTGCCGGACAGCCAACTGGTCGAGCAGGTCCTCGAGGTCAGCGCCCATCTTTTCTCGTCCTGCGTCTCGATCGCTGTCCGGCGCGGGAGCGACGCGGAGTTCCGCGTCATCCGGGCGCATCTTCACGCGGTTCAAGACGAGGCCCTCGACCCAATCGAATACCTCGATCACATCCACGGCATGGCCGATGGACTCGTTGAAGCCAGTGGGAACTTCGTGTTGCGTCTGATCGGCCACGCGCTGAAGCTGCATTTCTGGGACCGGCTCGAGACGCAGCAAGAAGTGACGCTGCGTTTGCCCCAGGAATTCCTGGCGCCACTTGCCCGAAAGCTCGATGCCGCTCTGGAAGCACGGGATGCGGCCAGGGCTTCCGAACTGGTCCGCGAACTGATGGATCAGCACCGCGAGAACGTGATCAAGCTCCTGACCCGGGAGCAGGCACGAAAGCTGCGCGAACCCGTCACCCATCGCCTCGCCCATCTATTCGAACCAGGCCGCCTACCGGAGAGTGATCGTTGA